AGCACGGCACCGCCGGTCATCCACGTCTGCCGCGACGCCGACGACGAGCCCGCAGAGCCGATCGTCGTGTCCGGCGTCTCGACGATGACTCGCTGGACGCCGAGCTCGGTGCGCGCGATCTGCTCGCAGACGAGGACGATCCCCTGCCCCACCTCCGACGCCGCGGTGTGCACGCGGACGACGACGCCGTCACGGTCGCGCTCGACGCGCACGCGCGCGGTCGAGAAGTCATCGAACGCATGGGAGTAGCAGACGTTCTTCATACCGACCGCGAAACCGACGCCGCGACGCACTCCCTCGCCGTGCGTGAGATTGCCCGCGCCGCCCGGAAGATCGAGCGGGTCATCCGACGTCCGGTGCGGCGGCAGCGGCAGCGCCGCGCAGCGCGCGATCACCTCGGCGACGGGTGCCGATCCCTCGACCGGCTGGCCCGTGATGATGCGATCGTCGTTCACCAGTGCGTTGCGCGCTCGCAGCTCCACCGGATCGATGTGGAGCGCCGCGGCGAGCTTGTCCATCTGCGCCTCGTAGCCGAAGCACGACTGCACCGCGCCGAACCCGCGCATGGCGCCGGTGGGCGGGTTGTTCGTATACGCGCCGACGGCGTGAATGAGCGCGTTCGGGACGCGGTAGGGTCCCGCGCCAAAGCACGCCGCGTTGGCGACGACGGCGAACGTCGACGACGCGTACGCGCCTCCGTCGAGGACGATGGACGCGCGAACGAAGACGAGCTTCCCATCGCGCGTCGCGCCGTGCTGGTACCACATCCGCGCGGGGTGGCGATGCACGTGCCCGTAGAAGGACTCCTCTCGGCCGTACGTCATCCGCACCGCGCGCTTTGTCGCGAGTGCGAGAAGGCACACGTGGATCTGGAGCGTGACGTCCTCGCGCGCGCCGAACGCGCCACCCACACCCGCGAGCACCAGGCGTACTTTCTCCTCCGGAAGACCCAGGCAGGGCGCGATCTGACGCAGGTCCTCATGGAGCCACTGGGTCGCGACGTGGAGCGTGACTCCGCCGTCCTGACCCGGGATCGCGAGACCCGCCTCGGGCCCGAGCGCAGCCTGGTCCTGCATCGCGACCTCGTACTCGCCCTCGACGACGACGTCGGCCTTCGCGGCGGGATCGCCGTGCACGACACGCACGTCCTCGATGACGTTGCCGTCTTTCGGGTCGTGCAGCTTCGGAGCATCCGGCTGTAGCGCGGCGACCGCGTCGGTGACCGCGGGCAGGAGCTCGTATTCGACCTGGATCGCCTTGGTCGCGAGGCGCGCCTGTTCCGGGTCATCCGCCGCGACGAGAGCGACCGGCTCGCCGACGTAGCGCACGACGCGCGTCGCGAGCATCGGCTGATCTGCGCGCATAAGGCCGAACTTCTCCTGTGTCGGGAGATCGTCCGACGTGATCACCGCGCGCACGCCCGGCATGCCGCGCGCGGCCGCGACGTCGACACGAACGATGCGCGCGTGCGCGTGCGGGCTCCGC
This window of the Candidatus Limnocylindria bacterium genome carries:
- a CDS encoding molybdopterin cofactor-binding domain-containing protein: RSPHAHARIVRVDVAAARGMPGVRAVITSDDLPTQEKFGLMRADQPMLATRVVRYVGEPVALVAADDPEQARLATKAIQVEYELLPAVTDAVAALQPDAPKLHDPKDGNVIEDVRVVHGDPAAKADVVVEGEYEVAMQDQAALGPEAGLAIPGQDGGVTLHVATQWLHEDLRQIAPCLGLPEEKVRLVLAGVGGAFGAREDVTLQIHVCLLALATKRAVRMTYGREESFYGHVHRHPARMWYQHGATRDGKLVFVRASIVLDGGAYASSTFAVVANAACFGAGPYRVPNALIHAVGAYTNNPPTGAMRGFGAVQSCFGYEAQMDKLAAALHIDPVELRARNALVNDDRIITGQPVEGSAPVAEVIARCAALPLPPHRTSDDPLDLPGGAGNLTHGEGVRRGVGFAVGMKNVCYSHAFDDFSTARVRVERDRDGVVVRVHTAASEVGQGIVLVCEQIARTELGVQRVIVETPDTTIGSAGSSSASRQTWMTGGAVLAACREVKAELAKRAAVRGKRVDQVELAELLDTPAERVVTHRHRPTEKRNDTTQNDGHVAFLFAAHRAVVDVDVDTGLVKVVQIATAQDVGKAINPLAVIGQLEGGIAQGLGLAVMEEVQLKDGAVRNASFTDYLLPTMLDMPPVVCDLIEFPHPDAPYGAKGVGEPPTISSTPAIVAAIRAATGRALERVPVRPDDIVFGPSSHSGWRVAPGDDPRRAMRAR